In a genomic window of Spodoptera frugiperda isolate SF20-4 chromosome 18, AGI-APGP_CSIRO_Sfru_2.0, whole genome shotgun sequence:
- the LOC118277998 gene encoding pseudouridine-5'-phosphatase yields MFLRSIFKMQFKKVTHVLFDLDGLLLDSEILYTEAFTNVCAKYGKTFTWEIKASLLGFQGHECAEKIIKTLDLPITKEEFMKQSFQYYEVLFPKVQLMPGAQKLVEHLHRKGVPIALATSSSKDSVDMKMQNHQEFLSLFHHLTMGSTDPEVTKGKPDPAIFLVCASRFPDKPKPEDCLVFEDAVNGIKAANAANMQVVAVPDPRIEADQLQTATLVLKSLEDFKPELFGLPAYDN; encoded by the exons ATGTTTTTgagaagtatttttaaaatgcaGTTCAAAAAAGTCACTCATGTATTGTTCGATTTAGACGGATTACTACTGG ATTCGGAAATATTATACACTGAAGCCTTTACGAATGTTTGTGCAAAGTATGGAAAAACGTTTACCTGGGAAATCAAAGCTAGCCTCTTGGGATTCCAAGGCCATGAATGtgctgaaaaaataattaagacatTGGACCTACCGATTACCAAGGAGGAATTTATGAAGCAGAGTTTCCAATATTATGAGGTACTGTTCCCTAAAGTGCAGCTTATGCCAG gAGCTCAAAAGCTAGTAGAACACCTGCATCGGAAAGGAGTTCCGATAGCTCTGGCCACTAGCTCCAGCAAGGACAGTGTGGATATGAAGATGCAGAACCACCAGGAGTTCTTGAGTCTGTTCCACCACCTCACCATGGGATCCACTGACCCAGAGGTCACTAAGGGCAAGCCAGACCCTGCCATATTCCTTGTCTGTGCATCTCGGTTTCCCGATAAGCCAAAACCAGAAGAT TGCCTTGTTTTTGAAGATGCCGTCAATGGTATAAAAGCTGCAAATGCTGCCAACATGCAAGTGGTAGCTGTGCCGGACCCCCGCATTGAGGCTGATCAACTGCAGACTGCTACATTGGTTCTGAAGTCTTTGGAGGACTTCAAACCTGAGTTATTTGGTCTTCCAGCTTACGATAATTAg
- the LOC118277999 gene encoding pseudouridine-5'-phosphatase-like isoform X3: protein MFKPVTHVLFDMDGLLLNTEELYTIGFQQVASRFGKEFTFELKCKIMGQQSKEFAGIIIEDLGLPLTVDEFLTETRVIFDKLFPQCKIMPGVERLVRHLHDHNVPIGLATSSSKESYDLKAANHQELFDLFPYKTWGTSDPDVKKGKPSPDIFFVAANKFPDKPAPEKCLVFEDALNGVKAARAAGMQVVMVPDPRLDRSLASEATLVLDSIADFKPELFGLPPYKN, encoded by the exons atgtttaaacctGTGACACATGTTTTGTTTGATATGGATGGCTTGTTATTAA atACAGAGGAGCTGTATACAATAGGATTCCAACAAGTAGCGTCTCGGTTCGGAAAAGAATTTACATTTGAATTGAAATGTAAGATTATGGGCCAGCAAAGTAAAGAGTTCGCCGGTATTATTATCGAAGACCTTGGCCTACCACTTACAGTCGATGAGTTCTTAACAGAAACTCGAGTGATTTTCGATAAATTATTTCCGCAATGCAAGATTATGCCTG GAGTTGAAAGACTAGTCCGTCACCTCCACGACCACAATGTACCTATTGGATTAGCGACAAGCAGCAGTAAGGAGTCGTACGATTTGAAGGCTGCCAATCATCAAGAGTTATTCGACCTGTTTCCTTACAAAACATGGGGAACATCTGATCCTGACGTGAAAAAGGGCAAACCATCTCCTGACATCTTCTTTGTAGCAGCTAACAAATTCCCGGACAAACCAGCCCCTGAGAAG TGTTTAGTGTTCGAAGACGCTCTAAATGGAGTGAAGGCGGCGCGTGCGGCAGGTATGCAAGTCGTCATGGTACCCGACCCGCGTCTGGATCGTTCGCTCGCTTCGGAAGCCACGCTAGTGTTGGACTCCATTGCAGATTTTAAACCAGAACTATTTGGTTTACCgccatataaaaattaa
- the LOC118277999 gene encoding pseudouridine-5'-phosphatase-like isoform X2, translating to MAFNPVTHVLFDMDGLILNTEELYTIGFQQVASRFGKEFTFELKCKIMGQQSKEFAGIIIEDLGLPLTVDEFLTETRVIFDKLFPQCKIMPGVERLVRHLHDHNVPIGLATSSSKESYDLKAANHQELFDLFPYKTWGTSDPDVKKGKPSPDIFFVAANKFPDKPAPEKCLVFEDALNGVKAARAAGMQVVMVPDPRLDRSLASEATLVLDSIADFKPELFGLPPYKN from the exons ATGGCGTTTAATCCGGTGACACACGTTCTTTTCGATATGGACGGTTTGATATTGA atACAGAGGAGCTGTATACAATAGGATTCCAACAAGTAGCGTCTCGGTTCGGAAAAGAATTTACATTTGAATTGAAATGTAAGATTATGGGCCAGCAAAGTAAAGAGTTCGCCGGTATTATTATCGAAGACCTTGGCCTACCACTTACAGTCGATGAGTTCTTAACAGAAACTCGAGTGATTTTCGATAAATTATTTCCGCAATGCAAGATTATGCCTG GAGTTGAAAGACTAGTCCGTCACCTCCACGACCACAATGTACCTATTGGATTAGCGACAAGCAGCAGTAAGGAGTCGTACGATTTGAAGGCTGCCAATCATCAAGAGTTATTCGACCTGTTTCCTTACAAAACATGGGGAACATCTGATCCTGACGTGAAAAAGGGCAAACCATCTCCTGACATCTTCTTTGTAGCAGCTAACAAATTCCCGGACAAACCAGCCCCTGAGAAG TGTTTAGTGTTCGAAGACGCTCTAAATGGAGTGAAGGCGGCGCGTGCGGCAGGTATGCAAGTCGTCATGGTACCCGACCCGCGTCTGGATCGTTCGCTCGCTTCGGAAGCCACGCTAGTGTTGGACTCCATTGCAGATTTTAAACCAGAACTATTTGGTTTACCgccatataaaaattaa
- the LOC118277999 gene encoding pseudouridine-5'-phosphatase-like isoform X1, producing MAFNPVTHVLFDMDGLILNTEELYTEAFQNIVSRYGKNYTFELKLKLMGLQSLETAKKVVSELELPMSIEEFMEESNKQFKLLFPDAQLMPGAKRLIEHFHQNNIPMGLATSSSKESYDLKVTKHHLELFDLFPYKTFGSSDPEVKNGKPHPDIFLVSAKKFPGNPKPEQCLVFEDAVNGVKAAKAAGMQVVMVPDPRVPKELTNDATLVINSLLDFKPELFGLPPFKF from the exons ATGGCGTTTAATCCGGTGACACACGTTCTTTTCGATATGGACGGTTTGATATTGA ATACAGAAGAGTTGTACACAGAAGCATTCCAAAACATAGTTTCCCGTTATGGGAAAAATTACACTTTTGAGTTGAAACTTAAATTAATGGGATTACAGTCTCTTGAAACAGCTAAGAAGGTAGTATCTGAACTTGAGTTACCAATGAGCATTGAAGAATTTATGGAAGAAagtaacaaacaatttaaattgttatttcctGATGCTCAATTGATGCCAG GTGCTAAGCGGCTGATAGAACATTTTCACCAAAACAATATTCCTATGGGACTCGCAACAAGTTCAAGCAAAGAAAGTTATGATTTGAAAGTCACCAAGCATCACTTAGAGTTGTTTGATCTATTTCCTTATAAGACATTTGGGTCTTCTGATCCTGAAGTAAAGAATGGGAAGCCACATCCAGATATATTTTTGGTATCCGCTAAGAAATTCCCTGGTAACCCAAAGCCGGAACAg TGTCTTGTATTTGAGGATGCTGTAAATGGAGTAAAGGCAGCCAAAGCTGCTGGCATGCAGGTTGTAATGGTACCGGATCCCAGAGTACCCAAGGAGTTAACAAATGATGCAACTCTAGTGATCAACAGCTTACTAGACTTTAAACCTGAACTGTTTGGTTTACCACCATTCAAATTTTAG
- the LOC118278200 gene encoding myosin-11 produces the protein MDGPGMSLFQGAASIHINNSAQDRLEEQEELEDQKRRNEELKHKLANAFDDLLDDDEASSVNSSGNYTLDHAQSNGVQQTRTGLPPTYVESLNHLKENQHGSESPKLYCETPKNHVGHMRHQEEALKAQFSPYGAGDGQNHYFQQEFRGHMNGINNCDRQEYMNNEQLKVMYDIRVKECQQLAGQLQKLDTEIDSLRARLAAAINDRDKAELSLQEAHHLLASSKHKLIELEQQVTALTEKLVESDQEKEQLKLELRSANISLQDVQQRLHTLQVAHTHDTDALFREQQDRHRDEMERLQNDLTKAKNRLDEKDNEIKTLERRCMEKDREKEDILIEKGATINRLASELEAAQSRLVNGETTKLKEKVSQLTTERNAAREQVKEMGSKLELTAHELVLYRNKLAGTQKEYEHWRTTLHQILMESLPENTYLGEPPSPGKLSTLKEVLSRYKIQMQKLSTLQEEISKRDKKIEQHRKQELDLRAKFEEQKGLEMQLNSRMAVLQNKLELLGSNSDSELLENYKQQNESLQAELEEVRSELKNLDLKHTQLELDYEKLKSEKGSRASIVQEANADLLRELERYSGQLKDTLKENGELKTLYLQACSSRDTVSRELKDLQSKIQKEKELYKSQEKDYVERMEKQKQHIEKLMAELSNCKEELDRANKRISELQREFTDKQREFTEKLDKYLQDEKSAMRKEREPCAQCEKHVKHIKYLDDQLSKCTIRLASQESNETLMKELKGKAEFFQQYIIDRFNKLREQRSIGTNTEERPSSPHSQASEHSSIEQLVQDCDDAMAAKTALMMKEKAIRDQIAEKFTLEMKTVEMNCARRIKEIENEHIETVSKIKELLERKAKEVEALKEFILAERAKVTQILESKENEISELIKEHNELQNECQKAKDTIMDWKQKAERYKERASRLGSLEDVLKHEREDFKQRSSSTTKECMAMKSKIAELQSKLAQLDQKYEKLQAEHKVIQDKYKNAKKTIFTYKDYVTKKDAHVNNEMNRIQDEYRKIFIKLQSQLNYHINCRLQEERKGKQAQAQHSQQTDYTDRINKLNDDFTRLTQSNFMDGPDFK, from the exons ATGGATGGCCCCGGAATGAGTTTGTTTCAAGGTGCCGCGAGTATCCACATAAACAATAGTGCTCAAGACAGACTTGAGGAACAGGAGGAACTGGAAGACCAGAAACGAAGGAATGAAGAG CTGAAACATAAGTTGGCTAATGCCTTCGACGATCTGTTGGATGATGATGAAGCTAGCTCAGTCAACAGTAGTGGCAACTATACATTGGATCATGCTCAAAGCAATGGAG tcCAACAAACAAGGACAGGATTGCCACCAACCTATGTGGAGTCTCTGAACCACTTAAAAGAGAATCAACATGGTTCAGAGTCACCCAAGTTGTACTGTGAGACTCCCAAGAACCATGTCGGTCACATGAGGCATCAGGAGGAAGCTTTGAAAGCACAGTTTAGTCCTTATGGAGCTGGTGATGGACAAAATCATTATTTCCAACAAGAGTTTAGAG GTCACATGAATGGTATAAACAACTGCGACAGGCAGGAATACATGAACAATGAACAACTTAAAGTTATGTATGAT ATCCGAGTAAAAGAATGTCAGCAGTTAGCTGGGCAGTTGCAGAAGCTGGATACCGAGATAGACAGCTTACGAGCTCGCCTCGCCGCTGCTATCAATGACAGGGACAAGGCTGAACTGTCACTTCAAGAAGCTCATCATTTGCTTG CATCAAGTAAGCACAAATTGATTGAGCTGGAGCAACAAGTAACGGCCCTGACTGAGAAGCTGGTGGAGAGTGACCAGGAGAAGGAGCAACTCAAACTGGAACTACGCTCAGCTAATATCAGCCTACAGGATGTACAGCAAAGACTTCATACTCTACAG GTCGCCCACACACATGATACTGATGCTTTATTCAGGGAACAACAAGATAG acATCGAGATGAAATGGAAAGACTACAAAACGATTTGACTAAAGCTAAGAATAGACTAGACGAAAAA GACAACGAAATAAAGACACTAGAACGACGGTGTATGGAGAAAGACAGAGAAAAAGAAGACATTTTGATAGAGAAAGGCGCCACTATAAACAGATTAGCCAGTGAACTGGAGGCTGCACAGAGTAGGCTTGTGAACGGAGAAACCACAAAGCTCAAAGAGAAAGTATCTCAATTAACTACTGAAAGGAATGCAGCTAGGGAACAAGTGAAGGAGATGGGA TCTAAACTAGAGCTAACTGCACATGAGTTAGTTCTATACAGGAACAAATTAGCCGGAACACAGAAGGAATATGAACACTGGAGGACCACACTACACCAGATTTTAATGGAGTCTTTACCTGAAAACACTTATCTTG GTGAACCACCTTCTCCAGGAAAATTGTCAACTCTTAAAGAAGTTTTGAGcagatataaaatacaaatgcaGAAATTATCGACGTTACAAGAAGAAATTAGTAAAAG GGATAAGAAGATAGAACAGCATCGCAAGCAGGAATTGGATCTTCGGGCTAAATTTGAGGAGCAGAAGGGTCTAGAGATGCAGCTCAACTCTCGAATGGCAGTGTTGCAGAACAAACTCGAGTTATTGGGCAGTAACTCTGATAGTGAACTATTGGAGAACTATAAACAGCAGAATGAGAGTCTACAAGCTGAACTAGAAGAAGTCAGGAGCGAattgaaaaat TTGGATCTCAAGCACACTCAACTAGAGTTAGACTATGAGAAGCTCAAGTCGGAGAAAGGCAGCCGCGCGTCTATCGTGCAAGAAGCGAATGCGGATTTGTTGCGCGAACTAGAACGTTACAGCGGACAGCTCAAAGACACGCTCAAGGAGAATGGGGAGTTGAAAACTTTATATCTACAG GCATGTAGCTCTCGGGACACGGTATCAAGGGAGCTAAAAGACTTGCAATCAAAAATACAGAAAGAGAAGGAACTTTATAAATCACAAGAGAAGGACTATGTAGAGAGAATGGAGAAACAAAAGCAGCACATAGAGAAGTTGATGGCAGAACTGAGCAATTGTAAAGAAGAGTTGGATAGAGCTAATAAGAGAATATCGGAGTTGCAGAGGGAGTTTACTGATAAACAGAGAGAGTTTACTGAGAAACTCGATAAGTACTTACAAG ATGAAAAGTCAGCCATGCGAAAAGAGAGGGAGCCGTGTGCGCAGTGTGAAAAGCATGTGAAACATATCAAGTATCTAGATGATCAGCTCAGCAAATGTACTATACGGTTGG CATCTCAAGAAAGCAACgaaactttaatgaaagaacTAAAAGGCAAGGCAGAGTTCTTCCAGCAGTACATAATAGATCGGTTCAACAAGCTGCGGGAACAGCGCAGTATCGGCACTAACACGGAGGAGCGGCCCTCTAGTCCACACTCGCAGGCCTCGGAACATTCTAGCATTGAACAACTGGTGCAAGACTGTGATGATGCTATGGCTGCTAAG ACTGCCCTTATGATGAAAGAGAAAGCAATAAGAGACCAAATAGCAGAAAAGTTTACACTCGAAATGAAAACAGTAGAAATGAACTGCGCGAGACGAATTAAAGAGATTGAGAACGAGCACATTGAGACAGTTAGCAAAATAAAAGAACTGCTTGAAAGGAAAGCTAAGGAGGTTGAGGCGTTAAAGGAGTTTATACTCGCAGAGAGAGCTAAAGTCACTCAGATACTGGAATCTAAAGAAAACGAGATTTCAGAACTCATTAAAGAACATAATGAACTACAAAATGAATGTCAGAAAGCTAAAGACACTATCATGGATTGGAAACAGAAAGCGGAGAGATACAAAGAAAGAGCGTCACGACTTGGTTCCTTAGAAGATGTCCTAAAACACGAAAGAGAAGATTTTAAACAAAGAAGCAGTTCAACCACTAAGGAATGCATGGCGATGAAGTCAAAAATAGCAGAGTTACAATCAAAACTAGCTCAATTAGATCAGAAATATGAGAAGTTGCAAGCCGAACATAAAGTTATACAAGACAAGTACAAGAATGCTAAGAAAACCATTTTTACTTATAAG GATTATGTAACGAAAAAGGATGCTCACGTGAACAATGAAATGAATAGAATACAAGACGAGTACAGGAAGATATTCATAAAGCTGCAGAGTCAGTTGAACTACCACATCAACTGCAGGCTGCAGGAAGAGAGGAAGGGGAAACAAGCGCAGGCGCAGCACTCGCAACAAACCGAT TATACTGATAGAATAAACAAGCTCAACGATGATTTCACGCGTCTGACGCAGTCCAACTTTATGGACGGACCGGACTTCAAGTGA
- the LOC118278202 gene encoding aminomethyltransferase, mitochondrial: MCSIARSRVLLAPKVIAPKQIIPGAVSSRWFSDEPKATKTPLFNLHTKYGGRVVDFAGFLLPVQYSDLSLSESHLFTRKSASIFDVSHMLQTNVRGKDCLSWFESICPVDLKGMKDGSSSLTVFLNDKGGIIDDLIVTKVNAETLYVVSNAGRMKEDKAHMSETSEIFRKKGNDVNVEFWETSERALIALQGPKAATLLQNLTDIKLDDLTFMTSRLGKVAGVECRVTRCGYTGEDGVEISIPAASAEHVTEALLQSSDVKLAGLGARDSLRLEAGLCLYGNDIDESVTPVEANLTWLIAKRRRTDDNFPGSSIILRQIKEGVSKRRVGIKMETGPPARKSAVLKDAKTSETVGTVTSGCPAPSLGVNVAMGYVSESLKKAGTELLVNIRGKDIPCVVAKMPFVPSKYYIKK, from the coding sequence ATGTGTTCGATAGCACGTAGCCGAGTTCTGCTTGCTCCAAAAGTAATTGCTCCCAAGCAAATAATTCCTGGTGCAGTTTCCTCACGGTGGTTTAGTGATGAACCTAAAGCGACGAAGACGCCATTATTTAATTTGCACACGAAATATGGAGGAAGAGTGGTTGACTTCGCCGGATTCCTCCTACCAGTGCAATATTCGGATCTAAGTTTGTCCGAGTCCCATTTGTTCACAAGAAAAAGTGCCTCAATCTTCGATGTGTCTCACATGCTTCAGACCAACGTTCGTGGCAAGGATTGCTTATCTTGGTTCGAGTCTATTTGTCCAGTTGATCTAAAGGGTATGAAAGATGGCTCCAGTTCCCTCACCGTGTTTCTGAATGACAAAGGTGGAATAATAGACGACTTGATTGTTACAAAAGTAAATGCAGAGACTTTGTACGTCGTCTCCAACGCTGGGCGAATGAAGGAAGACAAGGCACATATGAGTGAAACATCGGAGATATTCAGGAAGAAAGGTAACGACGTCAATGTGGAATTCTGGGAGACCAGTGAGAGAGCTTTGATTGCGTTGCAAGGTCCGAAAGCAGCGACATTGCTGCAAAACCTCACTGATATTAAGCTGGATGACTTAACATTTATGACATCTAGATTGGGCAAAGTAGCCGGAGTTGAGTGTCGTGTAACTCGATGTGGGTACACAGGGGAAGACGGTGTGGAAATATCAATACCCGCTGCCAGTGCAGAACACGTCACGGAAGCATTGTTACAATCCAGTGACGTAAAGCTCGCGGGCCTCGGAGCGAGGGACTCGTTGCGTCTTGAAGCGGGACTATGCCTTTACGGCAACGACATCGATGAAAGTGTTACACCCGTCGAAGCAAACCTAACATGGCTTATCGCCAAACGTAGACGCACTGATGACAACTTCCCAGGATCCTCAATAATACTGCGTCAGATCAAAGAAGGTGTATCTAAAAGACGTGTGGGGATCAAGATGGAAACTGGTCCGCCAGCAAGGAAAAGCGCGGTGTTGAAAGATGCTAAAACTTCAGAAACCGTTGGCACGGTAACTAGCGGGTGTCCTGCCCCATCACTTGGAGTTAACGTCGCAATGGGCTACGTCAGCGAGTCCCTGAAGAAGGCGGGCACAGAGCTCTTAGTGAATATTAGAGGGAAAGACATTCCATGCGTCGTCGCCAAAATGCCTTTTGTTCCTTCAAAgtactacataaaaaaataa